The sequence CTGACCGGCGCCGAGGGCCCAGGTCCCGCGCCCGGCGGTGAACAGGGCTATCGCGGACAGCGTCCAGACGGTGGCGAGCAGTTCGAGGGCGACGAGGGCGGGGCCGTAGCGGGCGAGCGGGGCGAACCAGCCGTAGCGGCGGGCGGCGACCGTGAGGGCCACCAGGCCGACGAGGGCCCCGGTCATGGCGAGACTGCTGCTGACGGCGTGGGCCTGGTGGGTGGCGGGGACCAGTCCGGCGGTCTCCCGGGCGGCGCATTCGGGGTCCACGGTGGGGGTGCAGCTCAGCGGCAGCCAGGCGTCGGCGGCGGTGGCCGCGCCGAAGAGGGCGACCCCGGCCCAGCCGATGACCGCCCAGGAGCGGCGGGACTCCGCGTACTTCAGCAGCCGGATCAGGGCCAGGAGCCCTCCGGAGAAGGCGAGCAGCCCGGCGGTGAAGTCGGTGGCCCGGAAGAGGCCGCCGAGCGGCTGGTCCTGGGCGGCGAGCTCGCTGACGTACGTCTCGATGGGGTTGAGACCCGTGGAGAGGACGACTTCGAGCACCCACGCGGTGTAGGCCGCCGCGGCGAGACCGATCAACGTGGCGACCGGCCAGGCGGTCCGCGGCGACAGTCCGTGTGTGGACATAGTGTGACTAATCCTAAGCAGACTCGGGGTCGGTGCTCCGATCGGATACCCACCCCCGGTAGGGTTCCGGTCATGACGCGCAGTGCTCAGCGAGCCGCCCCGGGAGCCCGGTTGCTGCTGCTCGCCGCGCTGTTGCTGGGCATCGTCACCATGCACACCCTGGGCCATCCGACTGAGTCCCACGCCGTGCAAGACGTGTCCCCGGCCCACTCCGTTGCCTCGGCGACGCTGCCGGCCCCGGCCGCGCACGGTGGCACGCGCCACACCGCCGCCGCCACGTCCGACACCGCCGCCATCACGGCCCTCGGCACAGCCGTCGGCACCGCCACGGCCGCCGGCGTGCCCTCCCCCGCGGTCCCCGCGTGGGGGTACGAGATGCCCGCGACCGAGATGGACCCCATGTCGGTCTGCCTCGCCGTGCTCGCGGGGCTCGTCGTGCTGCTCATCGGCACCGGCCGGACCGGATCCCGACGCGCCGCGCCGCTCGGGGGCGCGGCTCGCATACCGGGCCGGTCCGGCGGAGGTCCGGACCCGCCCTCGCCCCGCGAGCTCCTCACTCGGCTGGCGGTCCTGCGGGTATAGGCCGGTGCCGCCGCCCCCGCATGCCCGTGCATGCCCGGGGCGGCGCCCCTCCGTGCCCATGTACCCGTACCACCACACCCATGAGGTGCTCCCATGCGCTCTCTTCCCACCCGTCGCGCCGTGCTCGGAGCGTCCGCGGCCGTCCTCGGCTCCGGGCTGCTCGCCGCCTGCTCCGCATCGACCGGGCCCTCCGGCGGATCCGGGGCCGGCGGCCACGGCTCGATGAACCACGGCGGCTCCGCCGACGTGCCCGAGGGGTACGTCGACCCGGCCGGACCCGAGGTGCGGGCCGCCGAGGCCGCCCGCAAG comes from Streptomyces virginiae and encodes:
- a CDS encoding DUF998 domain-containing protein, which gives rise to MSTHGLSPRTAWPVATLIGLAAAAYTAWVLEVVLSTGLNPIETYVSELAAQDQPLGGLFRATDFTAGLLAFSGGLLALIRLLKYAESRRSWAVIGWAGVALFGAATAADAWLPLSCTPTVDPECAARETAGLVPATHQAHAVSSSLAMTGALVGLVALTVAARRYGWFAPLARYGPALVALELLATVWTLSAIALFTAGRGTWALGAGQRLQVLLVALWLGLLAYSVHKEGRT